From Ramlibacter tataouinensis, the proteins below share one genomic window:
- a CDS encoding DUF3365 domain-containing protein, producing the protein MRLLLKFNLIFLLVFVAGVLGAGKVSHDMLQSNAKQEVLDHARLTMEKATAIRAYTQEQIRPLLETQMKYTFLPQTVPAYSATEVLATLAKTFPDYTYKEATLNPTNPRDRAVDWEADIVNRFRNQANQKEFVGERESGTGRTLYIARPLRITNPACLACHSTVEAAPRTLIDKYGPANGFGWQMNEVIGAQVVSVPMSVPLARAEQAFRVFMASLIGIFVAIGIVLNLMLYLLVIRPVTALSKLANRVSLGEQDVPPFATRRRDEIGKLAQAFERMRHSLDQAMKMLDA; encoded by the coding sequence ATGCGCCTGTTGCTCAAGTTCAACCTGATCTTCCTGCTTGTCTTCGTCGCCGGCGTGCTCGGCGCCGGCAAGGTCTCCCATGACATGCTGCAAAGCAATGCCAAACAGGAAGTGCTGGACCACGCGCGCCTGACGATGGAGAAGGCGACGGCGATCCGCGCCTATACCCAGGAACAGATCCGCCCGCTGCTCGAAACGCAGATGAAGTACACCTTCCTGCCGCAGACGGTGCCGGCCTACTCCGCCACCGAAGTGCTGGCGACGCTGGCCAAGACCTTCCCCGACTACACGTACAAGGAAGCGACCCTGAACCCGACCAACCCGCGCGACCGGGCCGTGGACTGGGAGGCCGACATCGTGAACCGCTTTCGCAACCAGGCCAACCAGAAGGAGTTCGTCGGCGAGCGCGAATCGGGCACCGGTCGCACGCTCTACATCGCGCGCCCCCTGCGCATCACCAACCCCGCCTGCCTGGCCTGCCACAGCACGGTCGAGGCGGCGCCGCGCACCCTGATCGACAAGTACGGTCCGGCCAACGGCTTCGGCTGGCAGATGAACGAAGTGATCGGCGCGCAGGTGGTGTCGGTGCCCATGTCGGTGCCGCTGGCGCGCGCCGAGCAGGCGTTCCGGGTGTTCATGGCCTCGCTCATCGGCATCTTCGTGGCCATCGGCATCGTGCTGAACCTGATGCTCTACCTGCTCGTGATCCGGCCGGTGACGGCGCTGTCGAAGCTGGCCAACCGCGTGAGCCTGGGCGAACAGGACGTGCCGCCCTTCGCGACCCGCCGGCGCGACGAGATCGGCAAGCTGGCGCAGGCCTTCGAGCGCATGCGCCACAGCCTCGACCAGGCGATGAAGATGCTCGACGCCTGA
- a CDS encoding serine/threonine-protein kinase, with protein MPAPVPSHVGPYLIRGVIGSGAMGVVYLAHDPAIDRAVVIKTIHRRLLESSDDEPGVAARFRVEAQAAGRLTHRNIVSVYQFGEDEDCAYIVMEYVPGRNLRDYIHAPRKLDVPQVLCVMLQLLDGLHYAHERGVVHRDIKPANLLIADDGRLKITDFGIARTESSQLTRANFVVGSPGYIAPEQYTDRSVDRRVDVFSAGVLLYQMLSGTTPFAGTDEAIMYKIVYEPHKPLTEVTKDAALQPFDAVIDLALAKNPAQRYSSALAMRTALKLLAPDGVPDLLPAEIVLPPALDGFEARPGDSSGPARQAPPVASQPGSAPPSAARSQPGTGPPSAPVPTGWDSEALAEIERELAVHVGPVARVVVRRAARGLSSVAAVRHAVAATIIDIDARERFLAKAGALRKSAVPATAGQAPASTAGGEPVSGLPMQGGDVDKAAAALLPSLGPIARVVAKRCAATSNTREQFVASVLEQLAPSVDARRVQADLWRALG; from the coding sequence ATGCCCGCACCCGTCCCGTCGCATGTCGGTCCGTACCTGATCCGCGGGGTGATCGGCTCGGGCGCGATGGGCGTGGTGTACCTGGCGCACGACCCGGCCATCGACCGCGCGGTGGTGATCAAGACCATCCATCGGCGGCTGCTCGAATCGAGCGATGACGAACCGGGCGTGGCCGCGCGCTTCCGGGTGGAAGCGCAGGCGGCCGGGCGGCTGACGCATCGCAACATCGTCTCGGTCTACCAGTTCGGCGAAGACGAGGACTGCGCTTACATCGTGATGGAGTACGTCCCCGGGCGGAACCTGCGTGACTACATCCATGCGCCGCGCAAGCTCGACGTGCCGCAGGTCCTGTGCGTGATGCTGCAGCTCCTCGACGGCCTGCACTACGCCCACGAGCGCGGCGTGGTGCACCGTGACATCAAGCCGGCCAACCTGCTGATCGCGGACGACGGGCGGCTCAAGATCACCGACTTCGGCATCGCGCGCACCGAATCGTCGCAACTCACCCGCGCCAATTTCGTCGTCGGCTCTCCCGGCTACATCGCGCCCGAGCAGTACACCGACCGCAGCGTGGACCGGCGCGTCGATGTGTTCTCGGCCGGCGTGCTGCTCTACCAGATGCTCAGCGGCACGACGCCGTTTGCCGGCACCGACGAGGCGATCATGTACAAGATCGTCTACGAGCCGCACAAGCCCCTGACCGAGGTGACGAAGGACGCCGCGCTACAGCCCTTCGATGCGGTGATCGACCTGGCGCTGGCGAAGAATCCGGCGCAGCGCTATTCGAGCGCCCTGGCGATGCGAACGGCGCTGAAGCTGCTCGCCCCGGATGGCGTGCCGGACCTGCTTCCGGCCGAGATCGTGCTCCCGCCTGCGCTCGATGGATTCGAGGCGAGGCCGGGCGACTCGTCCGGCCCTGCCCGCCAGGCGCCGCCGGTCGCCTCGCAGCCCGGCTCGGCGCCGCCTTCCGCGGCCAGGTCGCAGCCCGGCACCGGCCCGCCTTCGGCGCCCGTGCCGACCGGCTGGGACAGCGAGGCGCTGGCCGAGATCGAACGCGAGCTGGCCGTGCATGTCGGCCCGGTGGCTCGCGTGGTGGTGCGCCGCGCGGCGCGGGGCTTGAGCTCGGTGGCGGCGGTCCGGCACGCCGTCGCGGCCACGATCATCGACATCGACGCGCGCGAGCGCTTCCTGGCCAAGGCGGGCGCGCTGCGCAAGAGCGCAGTCCCGGCCACGGCCGGCCAGGCCCCTGCCTCGACGGCCGGAGGGGAACCGGTCAGCGGGCTGCCGATGCAAGGCGGCGACGTCGACAAGGCGGCCGCCGCGCTCCTTCCTTCGCTGGGACCGATCGCGCGGGTCGTCGCCAAACGCTGCGCCGCGACCTCGAATACCCGTGAGCAATTTGTCGCCAGCGTGCTCGAACAGCTCGCGCCCAGCGTCGACGCCCGCCGCGTGCAGGCCGACCTGTGGCGCGCACTCGGTTGA